A region of [Bacteroides] pectinophilus DNA encodes the following proteins:
- a CDS encoding methyl-accepting chemotaxis protein, with protein MNSNKGSRIAKAVAPAIVVLTVMILWQVIVLELLEKGIINTLIAFILQTVLIAAVAILVILMAKSIVDQIKAASDGTGQAENSKFAQKADKLARRDDSLGELVRTIRKAASSFAGIVGGINVATKELGEVSEEFNAIFTDMQNSLGMTNESVSLIAKNTIAQADKTNRIKDRIDEISRSISGISDNVNALTVSADKMEECNSNAEEIINKLIEISVQCKEAIEDVRKQADLTNQSAQQIQTVTEIIADISSQTNLLALNASIEAARAGENGKGFAVVAEQIRVLADQSRESTQKINTLVTDLIGNSDVSVQITERVSEAVVEQNNKIKETEEIFKTLNNEVGQVGNAISGIGTEVNDLKNSSDEIGAGIESLTEFADQNAESAKITTDKMEDLKKTVDGCTQATDKVVSVSERLVSFVKDAENAGSRVTQVRKNLK; from the coding sequence ATGAATTCTAACAAAGGATCCAGAATAGCAAAGGCAGTTGCACCGGCAATAGTTGTCCTCACAGTTATGATATTGTGGCAGGTGATTGTGTTAGAGCTTCTTGAGAAAGGAATTATTAACACACTTATTGCATTCATACTTCAGACAGTATTAATCGCAGCAGTAGCAATTCTTGTAATTCTTATGGCTAAGTCAATTGTCGACCAGATTAAGGCAGCATCTGACGGAACAGGACAGGCAGAGAACAGTAAGTTTGCACAGAAAGCAGATAAGCTTGCAAGACGTGATGACAGCCTTGGTGAATTAGTCAGGACAATAAGAAAAGCAGCATCATCATTTGCGGGGATTGTAGGAGGAATCAATGTCGCAACTAAGGAACTCGGAGAAGTTTCTGAAGAGTTCAATGCAATATTTACGGACATGCAGAATTCTCTTGGAATGACTAATGAGTCAGTCAGCCTTATTGCAAAGAATACAATAGCACAGGCTGACAAGACTAACAGGATTAAGGACAGAATTGATGAGATAAGCCGGTCAATCAGCGGAATATCGGATAATGTCAATGCACTTACCGTAAGTGCAGATAAGATGGAAGAATGCAACAGCAATGCTGAAGAGATTATTAATAAGCTTATCGAGATAAGTGTCCAGTGTAAGGAAGCAATTGAGGATGTAAGAAAGCAGGCAGATCTTACTAATCAGTCTGCACAGCAGATTCAGACGGTTACAGAGATAATAGCGGATATATCGAGCCAGACCAATCTTCTTGCACTTAATGCTTCGATTGAAGCAGCAAGAGCGGGAGAGAACGGTAAGGGCTTTGCGGTAGTTGCAGAACAGATAAGGGTTCTTGCAGACCAGTCAAGAGAGTCAACGCAGAAGATTAATACACTTGTTACTGATCTTATCGGTAATTCAGATGTCAGCGTACAGATAACGGAGAGAGTATCAGAGGCTGTTGTGGAGCAGAACAATAAGATTAAAGAGACGGAAGAGATATTCAAGACACTGAATAACGAGGTAGGACAGGTTGGCAATGCAATATCAGGAATCGGAACTGAGGTTAATGACCTTAAGAACAGCAGTGACGAGATTGGTGCGGGTATTGAGTCACTTACTGAATTTGCTGATCAGAATGCTGAGAGTGCAAAGATAACAACAGATAAGATGGAAGACCTCAAGAAGACAGTAGACGGATGCACACAGGCAACAGATAAGGTAGTAAGTGTATCTGAGCGCCTTGTAAGTTTTGTTAAGGATGCAGAGAACGCAGGTTCCAGAGTTACACAGGTAAGAAAGAATCTGAAGTAA
- a CDS encoding sodium-dependent transporter — MTSRENFSSRLGFILVSAGCAIGLGNVWKFPYICGQYGGAAFIAIYLVFLAILGLPIIICEFAVGRGSGHGMAVAFDILEAKGSRWHWLKWISILGCYLLMMFYTMVGGWMIGYVFKTASGQLTNVTPSAVADTFSAMLASPGEMTFWMIITVLLSFGVCALGLQKGVEKITKVMMTILMVLMLILAIHSLVLPGAGAGVKFYLVPDFQLVKEAGIGNVVFAAMSHAFFTLSIGIGAMAIFGSYLNKERTLLGESINIVLLDTFVALMAGFIIIPACFAYGVQPGAGPSLLFITLPNVFDNMAGGNIWGCSFFIFMSFAALSTIIAVFENIISFFIDMGGWERRKAVCFNIVLIIILSMPAVLGFNILSGFQPLGDGSTLMDLEDFLVSYNLLPLGSLVFVLFCTRSNGWGWNSFISEADTGKGLKLSGASALRTYMSYILPAIIIFIYLKGYYDTFSSRTLPVLIGWMAFAVILVGLIMFITFSKSRKEKA, encoded by the coding sequence ATGACATCAAGAGAAAATTTCAGTTCAAGACTTGGTTTCATCCTCGTATCAGCAGGATGCGCCATCGGTCTTGGCAATGTGTGGAAGTTCCCGTATATCTGCGGACAATACGGGGGTGCGGCATTTATCGCCATTTATCTTGTATTTCTTGCTATACTCGGTCTCCCGATTATAATATGTGAATTTGCGGTAGGACGCGGAAGCGGTCACGGCATGGCTGTTGCATTTGACATACTTGAAGCAAAAGGTTCACGCTGGCACTGGCTTAAGTGGATCAGCATACTCGGCTGTTATCTGCTTATGATGTTCTACACAATGGTCGGCGGATGGATGATAGGTTATGTATTCAAGACAGCTTCCGGACAGCTTACCAATGTCACTCCTTCAGCAGTTGCAGATACATTTTCAGCAATGCTTGCATCTCCGGGTGAGATGACATTCTGGATGATAATTACAGTACTTCTTTCATTTGGTGTATGTGCCCTCGGTCTCCAGAAGGGTGTTGAAAAGATTACAAAGGTAATGATGACGATTCTCATGGTGCTCATGCTTATCCTTGCCATTCATTCACTTGTGCTTCCGGGCGCAGGTGCGGGCGTTAAGTTCTATCTCGTACCTGATTTCCAGCTTGTAAAGGAAGCCGGCATCGGCAATGTTGTATTTGCCGCAATGTCACATGCATTCTTTACACTTAGTATCGGTATCGGTGCCATGGCAATATTCGGAAGCTACCTCAATAAGGAACGCACACTGCTTGGTGAATCAATAAATATCGTTCTGCTCGATACATTTGTTGCACTTATGGCAGGCTTTATAATTATTCCGGCATGCTTTGCCTATGGTGTACAGCCGGGTGCCGGTCCGTCTCTTCTATTTATTACACTGCCTAACGTATTCGACAATATGGCAGGCGGTAATATATGGGGCTGTTCTTTCTTCATATTTATGTCATTTGCAGCATTATCAACAATTATCGCTGTATTTGAAAATATTATATCCTTCTTCATTGATATGGGTGGATGGGAACGCCGCAAAGCAGTCTGTTTCAATATTGTACTTATAATAATACTCTCAATGCCTGCTGTACTCGGCTTTAACATATTATCAGGATTTCAGCCGCTTGGAGACGGTTCAACATTAATGGACCTTGAAGATTTTCTTGTTTCATATAATCTTCTTCCTCTCGGAAGCCTCGTATTCGTGCTCTTCTGTACACGCAGCAATGGATGGGGCTGGAACAGCTTCATCAGTGAGGCCGATACCGGTAAAGGACTTAAGCTTTCAGGTGCCTCTGCACTTCGTACTTACATGAGCTACATACTGCCGGCAATAATCATATTTATCTATCTCAAAGGTTACTACGATACATTCTCATCAAGAACTCTTCCCGTTCTCATCGGATGGATGGCATTCGCTGTAATTCTTGTAGGATTGATAATGTTCATTACATTTTCAAAGAGCCGCAAAGAAAAGGCATAA